The sequence CAGCCAAAATGCCCCGATACAATCGGGGCATTTTGGCTGTATTTTCTGGTAACAATCCCCTTTCCGGTTCGCCACAATATGAGTAAAGGCCGAACATTACAAGCATTAACTTATTCAACGACAAAAATGAAAAAAATAACCCTTAAAACGTTAGCATTTGTCACCACCCTGTTTCTGGCGTTAAGCACCTTTACACCAGCGTTCGTTGGTGCGGAAAATGCTAATAGTCATGGCTTCTTTGGACTCCATCTTTCTTCACAAATAAAAAGCGAAGATAATGAAGCTTCAATCAAAGCGGACTCGCACGCTTCAGTACACGCAGACGCAGATGATGAAGATGAAGATGGTGAAGACGAGGATAAAGAAGAGGGTAATCATGGACTTGATCGCATAAGAGAACTTCTTGAAAATGGCGCGGGCAAATCAGGAAAGATTCCTCGCGGGCTTCTTCATGCCCCAGGCATCCTAAAGAAACTTGCAGGCGACCATGAACCAACCCCTACGCCTTCGCCAACAACATCGCCTAGTCCAACACCTTCACCAAGCCCAACAACAACACCTAGTCCAACACCGACGCCAACGCCTGATGCGACTGCTCCAACAATCGTCGGACCATTCGCATTCAGCATGGCTACAAATACGGGCAGAGTGCTCTTCTTCACCAATGAAGCAGCGAGCGCTAAGGTGTACTACAGCACTACTTCGCCGGTTGTAGCGACTTCAACAACACCGTCAGTAAGCTCTGCAGGTTTGACCCGCTTCCATCATCTGGAAGTTGCAGGTCTCACAGCAGGAACTACTTACTACTATGTAGTAACGGCAACTGATGCTTCGGGAAATACTGCTACGTCCGGTGAACATTCCTTCACCACACGGGAAGCCCCCGATGTAACAGCTCCGGTTGTCTCAAGTGTATCGGCTACCGCCACTGCTTCGACAACAGCAGAGGTTACGTGGACAACAAATGAATCGGCAACAAGCGTTGTCTTTTATTCGACAGCGACACCAGTTACTGACGCATCGACCACCCCAAAGGTCTCATCAGGGCTTCTGGTAGAAAATCATGACATGGTATTAACTGGCCTCACCGCATCCACAACGTATCACTACTTTGTACGATCACGAGATGCTTCCGGTAATGTCACGTCATCAAGCGAATCTAGCTTCACTACGCCTTCAATCTAACTAATTGAAACTAGTGGGCACAAGTTAAGACGAACAAAATAAATACCGCCGGAAGGCGGTATTTATTTTGTTCAGTGATAAGAAAAACTGTAATTTCTTAGCCGTAAATACGTCTTCAAGTGCATATAAGCTAACGCAAATATTATGAAAGCTACATCTATAATTATAGGAGTTATTGCAGTTCTCGTGATCGGCGGTTTGATTTATGTGGGAAGCCAGAATACCAGCACAACGCCACTCAATGGCTCGCCAACTCCCCTAACGACTAGCACTGAATCTCCGGTTTCAAATCAACCGGGAAATCCGGCAGTAACCACAAGCACAACAGTGTTCCCTACAGATACGACAGCAATTGTGACAGGTACAGTAGTTCCCAACGGTTCCTTCACCAGTTTCTGGTTTGAATACGGTCTCACATCGAATCTGGGAAATAAAACAACAAACCAAGTGCTAGGCTCCGGATACGTTGCGATTACAGCTCCCAATTACATTACCGGCCTAACAAAAGATACGACTTATTACTACCGCCTCGTAGCCCAAAATGAATTCGGTACCGTCACTGGTACAACTTATTCGTTCCAAACTACGCACGGAAATCCTCCGCCAGTTGGAAGCGCTCCTGGAACTAAGACACTCGTTGCAACAGGAATATCAAGAAATACCGCAAATCTTAATGGAGAAGTTACTCCAAACAGAGC is a genomic window of Candidatus Paceibacterota bacterium containing:
- a CDS encoding fibronectin type III domain-containing protein, which encodes MKKITLKTLAFVTTLFLALSTFTPAFVGAENANSHGFFGLHLSSQIKSEDNEASIKADSHASVHADADDEDEDGEDEDKEEGNHGLDRIRELLENGAGKSGKIPRGLLHAPGILKKLAGDHEPTPTPSPTTSPSPTPSPSPTTTPSPTPTPTPDATAPTIVGPFAFSMATNTGRVLFFTNEAASAKVYYSTTSPVVATSTTPSVSSAGLTRFHHLEVAGLTAGTTYYYVVTATDASGNTATSGEHSFTTREAPDVTAPVVSSVSATATASTTAEVTWTTNESATSVVFYSTATPVTDASTTPKVSSGLLVENHDMVLTGLTASTTYHYFVRSRDASGNVTSSSESSFTTPSI